From the genome of Streptomyces sp. NBC_00659, one region includes:
- the yczE gene encoding membrane protein YczE: protein MSTRSESAPAETPGSGRLPRRLVQLYAGLALYGASAALLVEAGLGLEPWGVLHQGLAELTGLTIGVVSIIVGAAVLLLWIPLRQRPGLGTVSNVFVVGLAMDGTLALIPDVHSLALRIPLLVAGVALNGVATGLYISASFGPGPRDGLMTGLHRRTGRSVRLVRTVLEVAVVATGFALGGTVGVGTVLYAVAIGPLAQLFLKVFAARPAPLRCAVVAPGQPERAILPG, encoded by the coding sequence TTGTCCACACGCTCCGAGTCCGCACCCGCCGAGACTCCCGGGTCCGGGCGGCTCCCCCGCCGTCTCGTCCAGCTCTACGCCGGGCTCGCCCTGTACGGCGCGAGCGCGGCACTCCTCGTGGAAGCGGGTCTCGGCCTCGAGCCGTGGGGCGTGCTGCACCAGGGCCTCGCCGAGCTGACCGGCCTGACGATCGGTGTCGTGTCGATCATCGTGGGGGCCGCGGTGCTGCTCCTGTGGATCCCGCTGCGCCAGCGGCCCGGCCTCGGCACCGTCTCCAACGTCTTCGTGGTCGGCCTGGCCATGGACGGCACCCTGGCGCTGATCCCGGACGTCCACTCCCTGGCCCTGCGGATTCCGCTGCTGGTGGCGGGCGTTGCGCTGAACGGCGTGGCCACGGGCCTGTACATCTCGGCCAGCTTCGGTCCGGGTCCCCGCGACGGCCTGATGACGGGACTGCACCGGCGTACGGGCCGATCGGTCCGTCTGGTGCGCACGGTGCTCGAAGTGGCCGTCGTGGCGACGGGCTTCGCCCTCGGCGGGACGGTCGGAGTCGGCACGGTGCTCTACGCCGTAGCCATCGGCCCCCTGGCCCAGCTCTTCCTGAAGGTGTTCGCCGCCCGTCCGGCACCGCTCCGCTGCGCCGTTGTCGCCCCAGGTCAACCCGAGCGCGCCATACTGCCCGGGTGA
- a CDS encoding MFS transporter, producing the protein MSTDTVRAGAAEEAAERRREQRGWYFYDWACSVYSTSVLTVFLGPYLTAVAKHAADADGFVHPLGVPVRAGSFFAYAVSASVIVSIVVMPMAGAAADRTGRKKPLLAAAAYLGAGATTGMFFLDGDRYLLGGLLLIVANASLAVSMVLYNSYLPQIAPPEERDAVSSRGWAFGYAAGAVVLVANLVLFTAHDSFGVSESTAVRICLASAGVWWGAFTLVPLKRLRDRRTPSAGQASAHGWRQLAATVRDMRRQPLTLSFLLAYLIYNDGIQTVISQASVYGSEELGLSQSTLITAVLLVQVLAVGGALGMGRLARTYGAKRTILGSLVAWTLTLAAGYFLPAGAPVWFFVLASGIGLVLGGSQALSRSLFSHLVPSGKEAEYFSAYEMSDRGMSWLGPLLFGLTYQLTGSYRDAIISLVVFFVIGFVLLARVPVRRAVRDAGNPVPERI; encoded by the coding sequence GTGAGCACGGACACCGTGCGGGCGGGGGCGGCCGAGGAGGCCGCGGAGCGCCGGCGAGAACAACGCGGCTGGTACTTCTACGACTGGGCCTGCTCCGTCTACTCGACGAGCGTGCTCACCGTGTTCCTCGGCCCCTATCTGACGGCGGTGGCCAAGCACGCGGCGGACGCGGACGGGTTCGTCCACCCGCTGGGGGTACCGGTCCGCGCCGGCTCCTTCTTCGCGTACGCGGTCTCCGCCTCGGTGATCGTGTCGATCGTCGTGATGCCGATGGCCGGTGCCGCCGCCGACCGCACGGGCCGCAAGAAGCCGCTGCTCGCGGCGGCGGCCTACCTGGGCGCCGGAGCCACCACGGGCATGTTCTTCCTGGACGGCGACCGCTATCTGCTGGGCGGACTGCTGCTGATCGTCGCGAACGCCTCGCTGGCCGTGTCGATGGTGCTGTACAACTCCTACCTCCCGCAGATCGCCCCGCCCGAGGAGCGCGACGCCGTCTCCTCCCGGGGCTGGGCCTTCGGGTACGCGGCGGGCGCCGTGGTCCTGGTGGCGAACCTGGTCCTTTTCACGGCCCATGACAGTTTCGGCGTGTCCGAGTCGACGGCCGTACGCATCTGCCTGGCCTCGGCGGGTGTCTGGTGGGGCGCCTTCACACTCGTCCCGCTGAAGCGGCTGCGCGACCGCCGTACCCCCTCCGCCGGACAGGCGTCCGCACACGGATGGCGGCAGCTGGCCGCCACGGTGCGCGACATGCGCCGCCAGCCCCTCACGCTCTCCTTCCTGCTCGCCTACCTCATCTACAACGACGGCATCCAGACCGTCATCTCGCAGGCCTCGGTCTACGGCTCCGAGGAGCTGGGCCTCAGCCAGTCGACGCTGATCACCGCCGTACTCCTGGTCCAGGTGCTCGCGGTCGGGGGCGCACTGGGCATGGGCCGGCTGGCCCGCACGTACGGCGCCAAACGCACCATCCTCGGCTCACTCGTCGCCTGGACGCTCACCCTCGCCGCCGGGTACTTCCTGCCCGCCGGCGCGCCCGTGTGGTTCTTCGTCCTCGCCTCGGGCATCGGACTGGTCCTGGGCGGCAGCCAGGCGCTGTCGCGCTCCCTGTTCTCGCACCTCGTGCCGAGCGGCAAGGAGGCCGAGTACTTCTCCGCGTACGAGATGAGCGACCGCGGGATGAGCTGGCTCGGCCCGCTGCTGTTCGGACTGACCTACCAGCTGACGGGAAGTTATCGGGACGCGATCATCTCGCTCGTGGTCTTCTTCGTCATCGGCTTCGTCCTGCTCGCGCGGGTACCGGTGCGCCGGGCCGTGCGGGACGCGGGCAATCCCGTACCCGAGAGGATTTAG
- a CDS encoding glycerophosphodiester phosphodiesterase, which translates to MSTRTLHPYLDHPGPIPFAHRGGSADGLENTLTQFRRAVNAGYRYIETDVHATADGRLVAFHDTTLDRVTDGAGRIADLPWDDVRQARVAGKEPVPLFEDLLEEFPETRWNVDVKAEPALVPLLDLIDRTDAWDRVCVGSFSEARVTRAQHLAGPRLATSFGTRGVLNLRLRSWGVPAAVRRSAVAAQVPETQSGVPVVDRRFVRAAHARGLQVHVWTVNESERMHRLLDLGVDGIMTDHIDTLRKVLEDRGTWF; encoded by the coding sequence GTGAGCACGCGCACTCTTCACCCCTACCTCGACCACCCCGGCCCGATCCCCTTCGCCCACCGCGGCGGATCTGCGGACGGCCTGGAGAACACCCTCACGCAGTTCCGGCGGGCGGTGAACGCCGGATACCGCTATATCGAGACCGACGTGCACGCCACGGCGGACGGCAGGCTGGTCGCCTTCCACGACACGACCCTCGACCGGGTGACCGACGGCGCGGGCCGGATCGCGGACCTCCCCTGGGACGACGTGCGCCAGGCGCGCGTGGCGGGCAAGGAACCGGTCCCCCTCTTCGAGGACCTGCTCGAAGAGTTTCCCGAGACGCGCTGGAACGTCGACGTCAAGGCCGAACCCGCGCTCGTCCCCCTGCTCGACCTGATCGACCGCACCGACGCCTGGGACCGCGTCTGTGTCGGTTCGTTCTCCGAGGCCCGCGTGACCCGTGCCCAGCATCTCGCCGGGCCGCGCCTGGCGACCTCGTTCGGCACCCGGGGAGTACTCAACCTGCGGCTGCGCTCGTGGGGCGTGCCCGCCGCGGTGCGCCGCTCGGCGGTCGCGGCGCAGGTCCCCGAGACACAGTCGGGCGTGCCGGTGGTCGACCGCCGCTTCGTACGGGCGGCCCACGCGCGCGGGCTCCAGGTGCACGTGTGGACCGTGAACGAATCGGAACGCATGCACCGGCTCCTGGACCTGGGAGTCGATGGCATCATGACCGATCACATCGACACACTGCGCAAGGTCCTGGAAGACCGGGGCACCTGGTTCTGA